From a single Streptomyces misionensis genomic region:
- a CDS encoding M48 family metalloprotease → MPALPPDAAPPVPAFAPDDLEYRHRGARVHVAEHQRGADITAIGRLAVQAPGALVSLALVATVAVGLCGTVVGTVVVLAWVASGLLVFHRPTELAFARIVLKLRRPTEDERARLEPVWHEVTARAGIEPGTYQLMVQNSDDLNAAAVAGHVVAVTTYSLNRIPSSNLAAVLAHELGHHTGGHAWAGLLGYWYSLPGRIAWAVTRTLAAFALLITGYFSVVATLVLGLFMALAVFCASVVAWYIVIPLVLAPFLLAYAGRRGELRADQQAAELGFARELAEVLYHLETEQATKKAALAAQGQKLKEPGPLGRLLSSHPSHQIRLTALGRYAGLPR, encoded by the coding sequence ATGCCCGCGCTGCCCCCGGACGCCGCCCCGCCCGTGCCCGCGTTCGCGCCGGACGACCTCGAATACCGTCACCGCGGTGCCCGGGTGCACGTCGCCGAGCACCAGCGGGGGGCCGACATCACGGCGATCGGGCGGCTGGCCGTGCAGGCGCCGGGGGCCCTGGTCAGCCTCGCCCTGGTCGCCACCGTCGCGGTCGGCCTGTGCGGGACCGTCGTGGGGACGGTGGTGGTCCTGGCCTGGGTCGCCTCAGGTCTGCTCGTCTTCCACCGGCCGACCGAGCTGGCCTTCGCCCGCATCGTGCTCAAGCTGCGCCGGCCCACCGAGGATGAGCGGGCCCGGCTGGAGCCGGTCTGGCACGAGGTGACGGCGCGCGCGGGCATAGAACCGGGCACGTACCAGCTGATGGTGCAGAACAGCGACGACCTGAACGCGGCCGCGGTGGCCGGCCATGTCGTCGCCGTCACGACGTACTCGCTCAACCGGATCCCGAGCAGCAACCTGGCCGCCGTGCTCGCGCACGAGCTGGGCCACCACACCGGCGGCCACGCCTGGGCCGGTCTGCTCGGCTACTGGTACTCCCTGCCCGGCCGGATCGCCTGGGCGGTGACCCGGACGCTGGCGGCGTTCGCGCTCCTGATCACCGGGTACTTCTCCGTCGTGGCGACACTGGTCCTGGGCCTGTTCATGGCGCTGGCGGTGTTCTGCGCGTCCGTCGTCGCCTGGTACATCGTGATCCCGCTCGTGCTCGCCCCGTTCCTGCTGGCCTACGCCGGCCGGCGCGGGGAACTGCGCGCCGACCAGCAGGCGGCCGAGCTGGGCTTCGCCCGTGAGCTGGCCGAGGTCCTGTACCACCTGGAGACCGAGCAGGCCACGAAGAAGGCCGCCCTGGCCGCGCAGGGCCAGAAGCTCAAGGAGCCCGGTCCCCTGGGCCGGCTGCTGTCCTCCCACCCGAGCCACCAGATACGGCTGACCGCCCTGGGGCGCTACGCGGGCCTGCCCCGCTGA